The Chitinophagales bacterium genome has a window encoding:
- a CDS encoding SAM-dependent DNA methyltransferase: protein MSPRININERSWGIDLISEINLFLRNKNITIKAAGGENTLRGAANSLFPDVLLFSDTAKSGILQGWELKMPDTSINDDEFIRNASKKARLLSLNSFLLWNVSTAKLYLLDGDEYVEHTTWNIEGNVIRTRQDVTEHNQAWKDLLENILHDLNDLFSNGTIARKRLVENLSFSAITEVILENSNGTAEELKTAERSSRNFRAEVDYWWRAAKADYNDARDKYLTLSKVVLTNWVVKFLFANILKRNFNDARQVEAIEFGTSVTEGIDLFERISSTCNFWNIFSRHLGQEYISTEAWGQLVQINDFLKDINLESIDVTVLQELLQTSILRTARRTAGQFSTPEKLAEILAKLTVDDVSGFVLDPCCGTGTIINQAYKLKLQYNLNDQDSIATTWASDKYAFPLQLATLLLSRPANYGQILRIFREDVTDLEIGRQISFINPGDGSIVELELPQFNYIVSNLPFVQQEDLKVLNPNVKSINEWIIEQTGENVELSGKSDLYAYIPFYLHKILSDNGKVGLILSNAWLGTLYGETFIKLLRKFYDVEAVIVSGRGIWFKNAAVVASILILNKKSPNQENNINTKFCTLKVDIDSNTDTNDILNPIILNASDDIVVVQEYSSEQIASFIDLGLPWNSHFADLNWILEIQDRLKPVTDYFSIGRGERRGWNAMFYPNAQHGIENEYIKPVLKNLRSTTSLTAIPNKIAFSCSKTIEELEDLNHNGAIAWIRSFENQNNNTGEPLPISLRRANHQWYEMKTDTLADFVANINYDRSLFIARLAERSFVDQRVIPLIKREDYSELELDFFHALLNSTFSMFFIEALGFGRGMGALDLNSVRFKSSFKILDPDLIDEDAKQRVVESFRPLTNRNRLPLLDELNNPDRVLFEQTLLREYNLEDYWEPLYQALTTLYSIRFAVND, encoded by the coding sequence ATGTCACCAAGAATTAACATCAATGAAAGAAGCTGGGGAATCGACCTTATTAGTGAAATAAATCTTTTCCTAAGAAACAAAAACATTACAATAAAAGCTGCCGGAGGTGAAAACACTCTAAGAGGCGCTGCCAATAGTTTGTTCCCTGATGTTTTATTATTTTCTGACACAGCTAAATCAGGCATATTACAAGGTTGGGAACTTAAAATGCCTGACACTTCAATTAATGACGATGAATTTATACGTAATGCTAGTAAGAAGGCAAGACTACTATCATTAAATAGCTTTCTATTATGGAATGTGAGTACAGCTAAGTTGTATTTACTTGATGGAGATGAGTACGTTGAGCATACAACCTGGAACATTGAGGGTAATGTTATTAGAACAAGGCAAGATGTTACAGAGCATAATCAGGCATGGAAAGATTTACTTGAAAATATTCTTCATGATTTAAACGATCTCTTCTCTAATGGAACAATTGCTCGTAAACGTCTTGTAGAAAACCTCTCTTTTTCTGCAATAACAGAAGTAATATTAGAGAATAGTAATGGTACTGCTGAAGAACTGAAGACTGCAGAAAGAAGTAGTAGAAACTTCAGAGCAGAAGTTGATTATTGGTGGAGAGCTGCTAAGGCCGATTACAATGATGCAAGGGACAAATATCTCACACTATCTAAAGTTGTTTTAACAAACTGGGTAGTGAAATTTTTATTTGCTAATATCTTAAAAAGAAACTTTAATGATGCAAGACAAGTTGAGGCGATTGAATTTGGCACTTCTGTAACTGAAGGAATTGATTTATTTGAACGAATATCGTCAACTTGTAACTTTTGGAATATTTTTAGCAGGCATCTTGGACAAGAATATATTTCTACTGAAGCTTGGGGGCAACTTGTACAAATAAATGACTTCCTTAAAGATATTAACCTTGAGAGTATTGATGTAACGGTACTACAAGAGTTATTACAAACCTCTATATTAAGAACTGCCAGACGTACTGCTGGTCAATTTTCAACACCTGAAAAATTAGCTGAAATATTAGCTAAACTGACAGTTGATGATGTCTCAGGCTTTGTATTAGACCCCTGTTGTGGTACAGGTACGATTATTAATCAAGCGTACAAGCTAAAACTACAATACAATTTAAACGATCAAGATTCCATCGCAACAACGTGGGCATCAGATAAGTATGCTTTCCCATTACAATTAGCAACCTTGCTATTATCTCGTCCAGCAAACTATGGACAAATATTACGGATTTTTAGAGAAGATGTAACAGATTTAGAAATAGGAAGACAAATCAGTTTCATTAATCCAGGGGATGGCTCTATAGTAGAGCTGGAGTTACCCCAATTTAATTACATAGTTTCAAACCTACCATTTGTCCAACAGGAAGATTTAAAAGTCCTAAATCCTAATGTTAAATCAATCAACGAATGGATTATAGAACAGACTGGAGAAAATGTTGAATTGTCTGGCAAAAGCGATCTTTACGCATACATCCCGTTTTACCTACATAAGATACTAAGTGATAATGGTAAAGTAGGACTTATATTGTCAAATGCTTGGCTTGGGACGTTATATGGCGAAACCTTTATTAAGCTCCTGCGCAAGTTTTATGATGTTGAAGCTGTAATTGTTAGTGGTAGAGGGATATGGTTTAAGAATGCTGCAGTCGTTGCATCAATACTAATACTAAACAAGAAAAGCCCTAATCAAGAGAACAATATAAATACAAAGTTTTGTACTCTAAAGGTTGACATTGATAGTAATACTGATACTAATGATATTCTTAATCCAATAATCTTAAATGCTAGCGATGATATCGTTGTAGTTCAAGAATATTCTTCTGAACAAATTGCTTCATTTATTGATTTAGGCTTGCCCTGGAACTCACATTTTGCTGACTTAAATTGGATTTTAGAGATTCAGGATAGACTTAAGCCAGTTACAGATTATTTTTCAATAGGAAGAGGAGAAAGAAGAGGCTGGAATGCAATGTTTTATCCTAATGCACAACACGGAATAGAGAATGAATATATTAAGCCAGTACTTAAAAATCTACGAAGCACTACATCATTGACTGCAATACCAAATAAGATTGCATTTTCATGTTCAAAAACAATAGAAGAGCTAGAGGATTTAAATCACAACGGAGCTATTGCATGGATTAGAAGTTTTGAAAATCAAAACAATAATACTGGAGAACCGTTACCAATATCACTTAGACGTGCCAATCACCAATGGTATGAAATGAAAACCGATACTCTTGCTGACTTCGTAGCAAATATCAATTATGATAGGTCATTGTTTATTGCTCGATTAGCTGAAAGATCATTTGTTGACCAACGAGTTATTCCCCTAATAAAAAGAGAAGATTATTCTGAGCTAGAATTAGACTTTTTTCACGCATTACTAAATAGCACATTTAGTATGTTTTTCATTGAAGCTTTAGGATTTGGCAGAGGAATGGGTGCGCTTGATTTAAATTCTGTTCGATTTAAAAGTAGCTTTAAGATTCTTGATCCTGACCTTATAGACGAAGATGCAAAACAAAGAGTTGTAGAATCTTTCAGACCATTAACTAATCGCAATAGACTCCCATTACTTGATGAACTTAATAACCCTGATAGAGTTTTGTTTGAACAAACTCTCTTACGTGAATATAATTTAGAGGATTACTGGGAACCCCTATATCAAGCGCTAACTACATTATACTCGATACGATTTGCAGTAAATGATTAG
- a CDS encoding helix-turn-helix transcriptional regulator has protein sequence MLTNIDKYIIDKVREKRLEKGISQAQLAFELEQSNSFIAKVESGKYDKKYNMAHVNRIAQILECDIWDIVPQKPVK, from the coding sequence GTGTTAACAAACATTGATAAATATATAATAGATAAAGTACGAGAGAAGCGACTTGAGAAAGGGATTTCACAAGCACAGCTTGCCTTTGAACTTGAACAGTCTAATAGCTTTATAGCAAAGGTTGAAAGCGGGAAGTATGATAAAAAGTACAATATGGCTCATGTAAACCGCATTGCGCAGATCTTAGAGTGTGATATTTGGGATATAGTTCCTCAGAAACCAGTCAAATAA
- a CDS encoding DUF1738 domain-containing protein, with the protein MSTQTKSRRDVYAIITDKIIEQLNTGTAPWRKPWVGAGIPTNLISKRPYRGINTMLLSMLGYENNYFLTSKQLNEIGGAIKPDEKPHLVVFWNFPEIEVEEDDQNTNKKKPMLRYYTVFNIGQCDGIPESYVPKIDREVTSNVACKVLVNNIPNCPRIQHKEQRAYYNPLKDFINMPKQASFNTDDSYYSTLFHELVHSTGHSSRCNRKDLIQMSEFGVTHYSHEELVAEIGSCFLQSHVGIVDEFEQSAAYIGGWLEVLKNDRRFIFSASSAAQKAVDYILGDSDDNNKGDMG; encoded by the coding sequence ATGTCTACACAAACTAAATCTCGAAGAGATGTTTATGCCATCATCACTGACAAGATCATTGAACAATTAAACACGGGTACTGCTCCGTGGAGAAAACCTTGGGTTGGTGCTGGAATACCTACCAATCTCATTTCAAAACGACCATACAGAGGGATAAATACTATGCTCCTTTCTATGCTTGGTTATGAGAACAACTACTTTCTAACTTCAAAACAACTAAACGAAATTGGAGGTGCAATCAAACCTGATGAGAAGCCCCACTTAGTTGTTTTCTGGAATTTCCCAGAAATAGAAGTAGAGGAAGATGACCAGAATACGAACAAAAAGAAGCCGATGTTACGATATTATACTGTCTTTAATATCGGTCAATGTGACGGAATACCCGAATCATATGTACCCAAAATAGATCGTGAAGTAACATCTAATGTTGCTTGTAAGGTATTAGTGAATAATATTCCGAACTGCCCACGTATTCAGCATAAAGAACAACGGGCATACTATAACCCTCTCAAGGACTTTATTAATATGCCCAAACAAGCAAGTTTCAATACTGATGATTCCTATTACTCTACGCTATTCCATGAGCTAGTACACAGCACAGGGCATTCTAGTAGGTGTAATAGGAAAGACCTTATCCAAATGTCTGAGTTTGGCGTTACTCATTACTCACATGAAGAGTTAGTAGCCGAAATAGGTTCATGCTTCCTGCAATCCCATGTAGGGATAGTTGATGAATTTGAGCAAAGTGCTGCGTATATCGGCGGTTGGCTTGAAGTACTGAAGAATGACAGACGCTTCATCTTTTCTGCCAGTAGTGCAGCGCAAAAGGCAGTAGATTATATTTTAGGAGATTCAGACGATAATAATAAAGGCGACATGGGTTAA
- a CDS encoding helix-turn-helix transcriptional regulator, with amino-acid sequence MASTKKRIPNRLWRYRKLAGYTQKEVAAILGIHDTAMISRWERGITMPSGEYLIKLSKLYKTLIDELYYELGKEYEKELTKIINRKRANGP; translated from the coding sequence ATGGCTTCCACTAAAAAAAGAATCCCAAACAGGTTGTGGAGATATCGAAAACTTGCCGGCTACACACAAAAAGAAGTAGCCGCAATTTTGGGTATCCACGACACTGCAATGATTTCAAGATGGGAGCGAGGTATAACCATGCCAAGCGGTGAGTATCTTATCAAGTTGTCGAAACTCTATAAAACTTTGATTGATGAGCTTTATTATGAGCTTGGAAAAGAATATGAAAAGGAGCTCACTAAGATTATTAATAGGAAAAGAGCTAATGGGCCATAA
- a CDS encoding tyrosine-type recombinase/integrase codes for MDIHILAEEFFDYATAIKGNTKATIRRYRGTIELFSRLTGIGRISEVTQDKVFNFFYLGRIDRDWSTRTYHTYHVSLLVFFRWCMTRGFLKVNPVESIEKPKLEKRLPKKLTQHTAQRLLDVIYNYPYAKRHGSFIRARNHAILATFLYSGLRQKELLSLHLTDVDLDNFTLFVRQGKGMKDRMVPISYPLAQSLKRYLSERNSLKKTCPEFFASSNRNVGFTPNGLKHLIQLIRTSSRVYVTPHMLRHTFATLMLEGGCDIYSLSKMMGHSDIKTTTIYLSASAEHLRSQIQKHPLNVI; via the coding sequence ATGGATATACACATATTGGCTGAGGAGTTTTTTGATTATGCAACAGCCATCAAAGGAAATACGAAAGCAACCATAAGAAGATATAGAGGAACAATAGAGTTATTTTCTCGTTTAACTGGAATAGGTCGAATATCAGAGGTAACCCAAGATAAGGTCTTCAACTTTTTCTATTTAGGGAGAATAGATCGTGATTGGTCTACTCGAACCTATCATACTTACCACGTTTCCCTACTAGTTTTTTTTAGGTGGTGCATGACAAGAGGATTTCTAAAAGTAAATCCAGTTGAGAGTATTGAAAAGCCAAAACTTGAAAAGAGACTCCCCAAGAAGTTAACACAACATACCGCACAGAGACTGTTAGATGTTATTTACAATTACCCATATGCCAAGAGGCATGGCAGTTTTATCCGTGCTCGCAACCATGCCATACTTGCTACCTTTCTGTATTCCGGGTTACGTCAGAAAGAACTTCTATCATTACACCTAACAGATGTAGACCTTGATAACTTCACGCTCTTTGTTCGCCAGGGCAAGGGCATGAAAGATAGGATGGTGCCTATAAGCTATCCTTTGGCTCAAAGCCTTAAAAGGTATCTTAGTGAGAGAAATAGTTTGAAAAAGACCTGTCCTGAGTTTTTTGCATCATCAAATAGAAATGTAGGGTTTACTCCTAATGGTCTGAAACACTTAATTCAGTTGATTAGAACTTCTTCAAGGGTTTATGTAACCCCGCACATGCTCAGGCACACATTTGCAACACTTATGCTTGAGGGAGGTTGTGACATATACAGCTTGTCAAAAATGATGGGTCATAGTGACATTAAGACAACTACAATTTATTTATCTGCAAGCGCAGAACATTTACGATCACAGATACAGAAACATCCACTTAACGTAATATAG
- a CDS encoding site-specific integrase, with protein sequence MPEVVKANDLTEEMLVLFFKRIQTRQRIVGHCTKEGVKTTTILTYWNKLSVFFNWLERRGYLTSNPLSKIRQPNNPEFTPKELSKEAIRKIYSAITLYSHNVLLLRRDLVMLSLLLFCGIRRRELLSLECGDIDLDKLLISIRGQTSKSKRMRHIPIHPTLQIQLNDFIEIRKKSKYTTQFFIVSANRDRGLTSHGLKHWVDSLSKKSGVKFHLHQFRHTFATSLAKKNVNAVKIQKLLGHNSLDMTLTYLRGIQTRDLQKDISKLMY encoded by the coding sequence ATGCCAGAAGTTGTCAAAGCTAATGACCTTACTGAGGAAATGCTTGTATTGTTTTTCAAACGAATTCAAACTCGTCAACGTATTGTAGGTCACTGTACAAAAGAAGGTGTAAAAACTACGACTATACTTACTTATTGGAATAAATTAAGTGTATTCTTTAACTGGCTAGAGAGACGTGGATATTTAACAAGCAATCCGCTATCAAAAATTAGACAACCAAATAACCCAGAATTTACTCCCAAAGAACTATCTAAAGAAGCTATCCGAAAAATATATTCAGCAATTACTTTGTATTCACATAATGTACTTTTATTACGCAGAGATTTAGTTATGTTGAGCTTACTATTATTTTGTGGAATACGTAGAAGGGAGCTTCTATCTCTTGAATGTGGAGACATTGATTTAGATAAATTGCTTATTTCTATAAGAGGGCAAACATCTAAATCAAAGAGAATGCGTCATATACCAATACACCCAACGTTACAGATACAATTGAATGACTTTATAGAGATACGAAAAAAAAGTAAATACACAACCCAGTTTTTTATTGTTTCCGCTAATAGGGATCGTGGTTTAACTTCCCATGGTCTTAAACATTGGGTTGATTCACTTTCAAAAAAATCAGGGGTGAAATTTCATTTACACCAATTCCGTCACACATTTGCAACTTCACTTGCAAAGAAGAATGTAAACGCAGTTAAAATTCAGAAACTGCTGGGTCATAACAGCTTAGATATGACCTTGACATACTTGCGTGGAATACAAACACGCGATTTACAGAAGGATATATCGAAGTTGATGTATTAA